A window of Luteolibacter flavescens contains these coding sequences:
- a CDS encoding TetR/AcrR family transcriptional regulator translates to MPSRHKSQKPPRPPSPSGVAQQQRREAEKEARREAIIDAAEAVIAKVGWDTTNFGEIAKLTGLSRSLIYVYFPTKADLFHAISRRGATVLRDLFSNALAGADSGLDRIELIGRAYYQFAREHPVYFKFHSEQDHEPAGDGSGKGAPAFSHPAFEMLGQALALGIADGSIQLPGVDLRRTALVVWTFTHGLLSISTRKAEFLRVMMGVPPSELVDDGFRLLRGMLAK, encoded by the coding sequence ATGCCCTCCCGTCACAAGTCGCAGAAGCCACCCCGTCCCCCCTCCCCCTCCGGAGTCGCCCAGCAGCAGCGCCGCGAGGCGGAAAAGGAGGCCCGCCGCGAAGCAATCATCGACGCCGCGGAGGCCGTGATCGCGAAGGTCGGCTGGGACACGACGAACTTCGGCGAGATCGCGAAGCTCACCGGCCTGAGCCGCTCGCTCATCTACGTTTACTTCCCGACGAAGGCCGATCTCTTCCACGCGATCAGCCGTCGCGGTGCCACGGTGCTGCGGGATCTCTTCTCAAACGCGCTCGCCGGGGCGGACAGCGGGCTCGACCGCATCGAGCTCATCGGCCGCGCCTACTACCAGTTTGCCCGCGAGCATCCGGTGTATTTCAAGTTTCACTCCGAGCAGGACCACGAGCCCGCGGGCGATGGATCGGGCAAGGGCGCACCCGCTTTCTCCCACCCGGCCTTCGAGATGCTCGGCCAGGCCCTCGCGCTCGGCATCGCCGACGGCTCCATCCAGCTCCCCGGCGTGGACCTGCGGAGGACCGCGCTGGTCGTCTGGACCTTCACGCACGGCCTGCTCTCCATCTCCACGCGCAAGGCGGAATTCCTCCGCGTCATGATGGGCGTGCCCCCGTCCGAGCTGGTCGATGACGGCTTCCGCCTCCTCCGCGGCATGCTCGCGAAGTGA
- a CDS encoding PEP-CTERM sorting domain-containing protein, which produces MITSRNFRLACCLTIAAAAIPTAHAAVNYVSLGGPATGGLALANYKNSTTQDGIENKTGGNGLAQYPNFQIPTGYTNAGRWTAIVTSPQSTSTNYATKFSNAFYGGSPITVHNQTVTDADHSTMSAGLIGYDTSALTGFGTETIPLSGLTINFDTYQWDGYTASGWNTGVGNVNISPFSTVHTIYNEGGGAGNAAGFYNISLTNATGTGLTFVDGQLTSMDISGTLNVLMQIGNFPGFGSATFTGTFSTSGLNYAFDVKDTETVAVFTGINMIMDRAGTAFVIPEPSSLLLGALGLLAAVRRRR; this is translated from the coding sequence ATGATCACATCCCGAAACTTCCGCCTCGCCTGCTGCCTCACGATCGCCGCCGCGGCCATCCCCACCGCCCACGCCGCCGTGAACTACGTCAGCCTCGGTGGCCCGGCGACCGGCGGCCTCGCCCTCGCGAACTACAAGAACTCGACCACGCAGGACGGCATCGAGAACAAGACCGGCGGCAACGGCCTGGCGCAGTATCCGAACTTCCAGATCCCCACGGGCTACACGAATGCGGGACGATGGACGGCGATCGTCACCTCGCCGCAGTCCACCTCGACGAACTACGCGACGAAGTTCAGCAATGCCTTCTACGGAGGCTCGCCGATCACGGTGCACAACCAGACCGTGACCGATGCGGACCACTCGACGATGAGCGCGGGCCTCATCGGCTACGACACCTCGGCACTGACCGGATTTGGCACGGAGACCATCCCGCTGAGCGGGCTGACCATCAATTTCGACACCTACCAGTGGGACGGCTACACCGCTTCCGGGTGGAACACGGGCGTGGGCAACGTGAACATCTCGCCCTTCTCGACCGTCCACACGATCTACAATGAAGGCGGCGGCGCGGGAAATGCGGCAGGCTTCTACAATATCTCGCTCACGAATGCGACGGGTACCGGCCTGACCTTCGTGGATGGCCAGCTCACCTCGATGGACATCTCGGGCACGCTGAACGTGCTCATGCAGATCGGGAATTTCCCCGGCTTCGGCTCGGCGACCTTCACCGGCACCTTCTCGACGAGCGGGCTGAACTACGCGTTCGACGTGAAGGACACGGAGACCGTCGCGGTCTTCACCGGCATCAACATGATCATGGACCGCGCGGGCACCGCCTTCGTGATTCCGGAGCCCTCGTCCCTGCTGCTCGGCGCGCTGGGCCTGCTCGCCGCCGTCCGCCGCCGCCGCTGA
- a CDS encoding beta strand repeat-containing protein produces MKHLLIVPPLAAAILSPAALRADEVIDGGEVITVPGSHATPWPVTGNLHVGSTGAGTLGIGAGGQVTSRNGFIGHSAGSVGNVGVSGTDALWRLTPPSGTIGTDGLYVGYSGQGTLAISGGGRVEILNSSAHIGYNVADDAAAKGEVTVTGAGSSFHAAALLTVGRIGNGSLTISNGGTVTSQTGIVGQQTSGTGSLLVTGAGSNWTTSTISVGTEGSSVRIADKGKIDLTGTYVQLAGSTVVTGEGSLLKANNLRVSTGFVLENGARIESQAASHVGYESGAAADLTITGAGSEWSSVSSITVSRTGAGADSSLTVTDGGAVTVDGGTGSIILSAGNNTTGTLNIGNGGAAGIVNAATISGATSSLRTGKVNFNHTGTTTLSASITGNNMSVTTSGPGTSILTGDSTYRGATTVGNGKLVNNGSLGNTTITVMDNAIYGGSGTHTGATVIESGGTFAPGASIGIMNTGSLHLIGGAIYEWELGDATGAAGTGWDTVEVTGAMSFASTEANPFTLTLEKAGALTNFDPLQSYQFVIANAVGGITGFNEEFVTIDASAIPESGTGAWALGQSGNSLILSYSAVPEPSAALLGALGLLAAVRRRRAC; encoded by the coding sequence GTGAAGCATCTCCTGATCGTGCCGCCGCTTGCCGCGGCCATCCTCTCGCCTGCCGCCCTCCGCGCCGATGAAGTCATCGACGGCGGTGAGGTCATCACCGTGCCCGGTTCCCACGCCACGCCGTGGCCGGTGACGGGCAATCTCCATGTGGGCAGCACCGGCGCGGGCACACTGGGCATCGGTGCCGGTGGCCAGGTCACCAGCCGGAATGGCTTCATCGGTCACTCGGCGGGGTCGGTGGGAAATGTGGGCGTCTCGGGCACGGACGCGCTGTGGCGGCTGACGCCGCCTTCCGGGACGATCGGCACGGACGGTCTCTATGTCGGCTACTCGGGGCAGGGCACGCTCGCGATCTCCGGCGGTGGCCGGGTGGAGATCCTGAATTCATCCGCGCACATCGGCTACAATGTCGCAGACGATGCAGCCGCGAAGGGCGAGGTGACCGTCACCGGAGCAGGATCGTCCTTCCACGCCGCGGCGCTCCTCACGGTGGGACGCATCGGGAATGGCAGCCTGACGATCTCGAATGGCGGGACGGTCACGAGCCAGACAGGCATCGTCGGCCAGCAGACGAGCGGCACCGGCTCGCTGCTGGTGACCGGCGCGGGGTCGAACTGGACCACGAGCACGATTTCCGTCGGCACGGAGGGGAGCAGCGTGCGGATCGCGGACAAGGGTAAGATCGACCTCACCGGCACCTATGTGCAGCTCGCGGGCAGCACCGTGGTCACCGGGGAGGGCAGTCTCCTGAAGGCGAACAACCTCCGCGTGAGCACCGGCTTCGTGCTGGAAAACGGCGCACGCATCGAGAGCCAGGCCGCGAGTCACGTGGGCTACGAGTCCGGGGCGGCCGCGGACCTGACCATCACTGGAGCGGGTTCCGAGTGGTCCAGCGTTTCGAGCATCACCGTCAGCCGGACCGGCGCGGGTGCCGATAGCTCGCTGACGGTGACCGATGGAGGTGCCGTCACGGTCGACGGGGGCACCGGCAGTATCATCCTGTCCGCCGGGAACAATACCACCGGCACGCTGAACATCGGCAACGGCGGCGCGGCGGGCATCGTGAACGCCGCGACCATCAGCGGTGCGACGTCTTCGCTCCGCACGGGCAAGGTGAACTTCAACCACACCGGCACCACCACCCTCTCCGCCAGCATCACCGGCAACAACATGAGCGTGACGACCTCCGGGCCGGGCACCTCCATCCTCACCGGCGACAGCACCTACCGCGGAGCCACCACGGTGGGCAATGGCAAGCTCGTCAACAACGGCTCGCTCGGCAACACCACCATCACCGTGATGGACAATGCCATCTATGGCGGCAGCGGCACGCACACCGGTGCGACCGTCATCGAGAGCGGCGGCACCTTCGCGCCGGGAGCCAGCATCGGCATCATGAATACGGGATCGCTGCACCTCATCGGCGGCGCGATCTACGAGTGGGAACTCGGCGATGCCACGGGCGCTGCAGGCACCGGCTGGGATACGGTGGAAGTCACGGGCGCGATGTCCTTTGCCTCGACCGAGGCGAATCCTTTCACGCTCACGCTGGAGAAGGCGGGAGCACTCACGAACTTCGATCCGCTGCAGAGCTATCAGTTCGTCATCGCGAATGCGGTCGGTGGCATCACCGGCTTCAACGAGGAGTTCGTGACGATCGACGCGAGCGCGATCCCCGAGTCGGGCACGGGTGCGTGGGCGCTCGGGCAGAGCGGGAATTCGCTGATCCTTTCCTACTCCGCGGTGCCGGAGCCATCGGCCGCCTTGCTCGGTGCGCTGGGCTTGCTCGCAGCCGTCCGCCGCCGCCGCGCCTGCTGA